In Oceanidesulfovibrio indonesiensis, one DNA window encodes the following:
- a CDS encoding ATP-binding protein, with amino-acid sequence GKDAVCEIEGGEIAVDRRILEMLNDPLMHALRNALDHGIESPSERTAAGKYGHGVVRLRIERQGAGQVRIEISDDGRGIDVDELRNTAVNAGILDAESAEELSRE; translated from the coding sequence GGGCAAGGACGCCGTCTGCGAAATAGAAGGCGGCGAAATTGCCGTGGACCGTCGTATCCTCGAAATGCTGAACGATCCGTTGATGCACGCCCTGCGCAACGCCCTGGACCACGGCATTGAAAGCCCGTCCGAGCGAACGGCGGCCGGCAAATACGGGCATGGGGTTGTGCGCCTACGAATCGAGCGCCAAGGCGCCGGCCAGGTGCGGATAGAAATCAGCGACGACGGCCGAGGCATCGATGTGGACGAGCTCAGGAATACGGCGGTCAACGCCGGCATTCTCGATGCGGAAAGCGCTGAGGAACTGTCTCGCGAATAA